In the Campylobacter sp. RM6914 genome, one interval contains:
- a CDS encoding DNA-binding protein: MQKLPVNEAANVLGITKEAVYNRIRRGSLKSVEKDGQKFVVLDDADIKDEKPSKKRQSHNETTNKQNGEFVRYLIEQLNEVKALNLNLQADKDRLFKEKEQMLIESKNEISQIYKERDEKLMVFLKAMERPFLTHVKSEETAVEAVVDEEISEQKWISLSEFLREFSFEPKKQKKAQNKIIKHIGRSKFIKFKQGVILIRKDKTLKELIGEK; encoded by the coding sequence ATGCAAAAGTTGCCTGTTAATGAAGCGGCCAATGTCTTAGGTATCACAAAAGAAGCGGTTTATAACCGTATCCGCCGTGGCTCGCTAAAGTCTGTCGAAAAAGACGGGCAAAAATTTGTCGTTTTAGATGACGCCGACATAAAAGACGAAAAACCGAGCAAAAAAAGACAAAGCCACAATGAAACAACCAATAAGCAAAACGGCGAATTTGTTAGATATTTGATCGAGCAACTAAACGAAGTTAAGGCATTAAATTTAAATCTACAAGCCGACAAAGATAGACTCTTTAAAGAAAAAGAGCAAATGCTTATCGAAAGCAAAAATGAAATTTCACAAATTTACAAAGAGCGCGACGAAAAGCTAATGGTCTTTTTAAAAGCCATGGAAAGACCGTTTTTAACGCACGTAAAAAGCGAAGAAACAGCGGTTGAAGCGGTTGTAGATGAGGAGATTAGCGAGCAAAAATGGATAAGCTTGAGTGAATTTTTACGAGAATTTTCATTTGAGCCAAAAAAGCAAAAAAAAGCTCAAAATAAGATCATAAAACACATAGGGCGCTCTAAATTTATTAAATTTAAGCAAGGTGTGATTTTGATTAGAAAAGATAAAACATTAAAAGAATTGATCGGAGAAAAATGA
- a CDS encoding UPF0323 family lipoprotein, protein MKHIKKIATYAAIGGFGAIVMAGLAGCTSNEQGDSLEEVAQKTGAFVIIEETANGAYKILEEYPSSETRVVLKQLDGTERVLSKEEMDKLIAEENAKIEAGTSNLTNPNAQLSSGGASLGETILASAAGAIIGSWIGSKLFGNQNFQNQRQTAYKNPSTYTRSADSFNKAKSTATSGAKGSTKSGFFGSNSGSKAASSSSQSVGG, encoded by the coding sequence ATGAAACATATCAAAAAAATAGCAACTTACGCGGCTATCGGCGGTTTTGGTGCGATAGTCATGGCCGGACTTGCCGGATGTACAAGTAACGAACAGGGCGACTCACTCGAAGAGGTAGCACAAAAAACCGGAGCCTTTGTGATTATAGAAGAGACTGCAAACGGAGCGTATAAAATTTTAGAAGAGTATCCAAGCAGCGAAACTCGTGTGGTTTTAAAGCAACTTGACGGCACGGAACGTGTATTAAGCAAAGAAGAGATGGATAAATTAATTGCCGAAGAAAATGCAAAAATAGAAGCCGGAACGTCAAATTTAACAAATCCTAACGCGCAACTAAGTAGCGGGGGAGCAAGCTTAGGCGAGACCATACTTGCTTCTGCAGCAGGCGCTATCATAGGTAGCTGGATCGGCAGCAAGCTCTTTGGTAACCAAAATTTCCAAAATCAACGCCAAACCGCTTATAAAAATCCAAGCACATACACAAGAAGTGCTGACAGCTTTAACAAAGCCAAAAGCACTGCCACAAGCGGAGCCAAAGGAAGTACTAAGAGTGGATTTTTCGGCTCAAATTCCGGCTCGAAGGCAGCTTCAAGCTCAAGTCAAAGCGTGGGCGGCTGA
- a CDS encoding coproporphyrinogen III oxidase family protein: MIFKNTVESFAVNYAHKSIQRSLYNEFNIKILDENQKYTKTPKEGKKYMLYAHVPFCHTFCPYCSFHKYHYEQELAKHYFENLREEMRQVKAAGFDFNSLYVGGGTTLINEPELEKTLRLAKELFNIEDISAESDPNHISPESLTRFDGLIDRLSVGVQSFDDSILKKVGRYEKFGSSAEVQKRLEKAVGMIPVISLDLIFNLPNQTKEQLINDIKISKAIAPEQITLYPLMKSELTRDNIARSLGVSNVDNEREFYEIIVDEFAKGGYRQSNAWAFSNQKNADMRDEYVGSNHEYVGIGSGAFSFLEGELVINAFNLLDYGRKVKAQDSTVIAKCAFTKKERLKYIFLTELFDGSVDIAKYNKNNGANIHRDLFVELNLLKLVNAIYEENGCIKPTFFGKYICVVLMRDFYAGMDRVRALFKDDAKIKRTKNLHVMSEDTGVSYEQAVTRPKAAI, from the coding sequence ATGATTTTTAAAAATACCGTAGAGAGTTTTGCGGTAAATTATGCACATAAATCTATACAGCGCTCTCTTTATAATGAATTTAATATAAAAATCTTAGACGAAAATCAAAAATACACAAAAACTCCAAAAGAAGGCAAAAAATACATGCTATATGCGCATGTGCCCTTTTGCCATACTTTTTGCCCATACTGCTCGTTTCACAAATACCACTACGAGCAAGAGCTAGCCAAACACTACTTTGAAAATTTACGCGAAGAGATGCGTCAGGTAAAAGCAGCCGGTTTTGACTTTAACTCCCTTTATGTAGGTGGCGGAACAACGCTTATAAATGAGCCTGAACTTGAAAAAACACTACGCCTTGCAAAAGAGCTTTTTAACATAGAGGATATATCGGCAGAAAGCGATCCAAACCACATCTCACCTGAAAGTCTTACTAGATTTGACGGACTTATCGACCGTCTAAGCGTTGGCGTTCAAAGTTTTGATGACTCTATACTAAAAAAAGTCGGCAGATATGAGAAATTCGGTAGCTCGGCTGAAGTTCAAAAAAGACTTGAAAAAGCCGTTGGTATGATACCGGTTATCAGCCTTGATCTTATCTTTAATCTACCAAATCAAACAAAAGAGCAGTTAATAAACGATATAAAAATTTCAAAAGCCATAGCACCTGAACAAATCACGCTCTACCCGTTAATGAAATCAGAACTAACTCGCGATAATATCGCTCGTTCGCTTGGTGTTTCAAACGTAGACAATGAGCGCGAATTTTACGAGATAATCGTAGATGAATTTGCCAAAGGCGGATATCGTCAAAGTAACGCATGGGCGTTTTCAAATCAAAAAAATGCCGATATGCGCGATGAATACGTCGGCTCAAATCACGAATACGTCGGCATCGGTAGCGGTGCGTTTAGCTTTTTAGAAGGAGAACTTGTTATAAACGCTTTTAACCTTCTTGACTACGGTCGCAAGGTCAAAGCGCAAGATAGCACGGTAATAGCAAAATGCGCATTTACCAAAAAAGAGCGCTTAAAGTATATATTTTTAACAGAACTTTTTGACGGATCGGTAGACATCGCAAAATACAATAAAAACAATGGCGCAAACATCCATAGAGATCTATTTGTAGAGCTAAATTTACTAAAACTCGTAAATGCCATATATGAAGAAAACGGCTGCATTAAACCGACATTTTTTGGTAAGTATATCTGTGTTGTGCTTATGCGTGATTTTTATGCCGGCATGGATAGAGTTCGTGCTTTATTTAAAGATGACGCAAAGATCAAACGAACTAAAAATTTACATGTTATGAGCGAAGATACAGGGGTTAGCTATGAGCAAGCGGTCACAAGACCAAAGGCTGCGATCTAG
- a CDS encoding TetR/AcrR family transcriptional regulator, with translation MNISKKGQKRYDSIIEAAQELFLQNGYENTSLNQIVTKSGGSLASVYKFFENKEKLFMAILKIKMDEFKCELDALTVLKESNDLSEFLNAFGLVYFEIFYKPESTKFFRIVIAETYKSKDLAQLTAQLMTDVIIKTIADFLRKPNIAPLLKCGDAEAVAFSFCSLIREPFFFRTLILGEEPKPKTKEEKMQIVAGIVDSFLNGICK, from the coding sequence ATGAATATCTCAAAAAAAGGTCAAAAACGCTACGACTCTATCATCGAGGCGGCACAAGAGCTATTTTTACAAAACGGCTATGAAAATACAAGCTTAAATCAGATAGTAACAAAAAGCGGTGGCTCACTTGCTAGCGTTTACAAATTTTTTGAAAATAAAGAAAAACTTTTTATGGCGATACTTAAGATAAAAATGGACGAGTTTAAGTGTGAATTAGATGCGCTTACCGTCTTAAAAGAGAGCAATGACCTGAGTGAATTTTTAAATGCATTCGGACTAGTGTATTTTGAAATTTTTTATAAACCAGAGAGCACAAAATTCTTTAGGATCGTTATAGCAGAAACATATAAAAGCAAGGATTTGGCACAGCTAACCGCGCAACTCATGACCGATGTTATTATAAAAACCATAGCGGACTTTTTAAGAAAACCAAATATCGCACCTTTGTTAAAATGCGGTGATGCGGAAGCTGTTGCGTTTAGTTTTTGCTCTTTGATCCGTGAGCCGTTTTTCTTTAGGACGCTTATACTTGGCGAAGAGCCGAAGCCAAAAACAAAAGAGGAAAAAATGCAGATAGTTGCAGGTATCGTGGATTCGTTTCTTAACGGTATTTGCAAATAA
- a CDS encoding glutathionylspermidine synthase family protein codes for MINLKKIKPLDKEFMEQIGFAWHTDSDNSSYVADEIVGVTNDEAQAYYEAANELYDMFVAAAQHIIENNLFHEVGIPFNLIDAIKQSWENDVHWHLYGRFDLAGGLDGKPIKLIEFNADTPTAVFETAIIQWAMLKFNKMDENSQFNDLYAALVENFKRLVVLGGDTNDFNKYYEGWKILFSTIAGNIEDENTTKLLQAAANEAGFTTDFAYVDEVEFSDENGIFKGEENYEYWFKLIPWEDIAINEGELALILTNILNNQKAIILNPAYTLLFQSKGILKILWDLYPNHPLLLEASNEPLTGKKCVKKPVFGREGANVSIIEANGEVSFENKGEYDTSRVVYQEFYEFNKDERGDNYQAGVFFAYEGCALGYRKGKEILDNYSKFVGHFIKE; via the coding sequence ATGATAAATTTAAAAAAAATCAAACCCTTAGATAAAGAATTTATGGAACAAATCGGTTTTGCGTGGCATACCGATAGCGATAATTCATCTTATGTTGCAGATGAGATAGTAGGCGTTACGAACGATGAAGCCCAGGCGTATTACGAGGCGGCAAATGAACTTTATGATATGTTCGTTGCTGCAGCACAGCACATCATCGAAAACAACCTCTTTCATGAAGTGGGAATTCCTTTTAACCTCATAGACGCGATAAAACAAAGTTGGGAAAACGACGTGCACTGGCATTTATACGGCAGGTTTGACCTAGCCGGCGGGCTTGACGGAAAACCGATAAAGCTTATAGAATTTAACGCCGATACTCCGACTGCAGTCTTTGAAACCGCGATCATCCAATGGGCTATGCTTAAATTTAATAAAATGGATGAGAATTCCCAGTTTAACGATCTTTACGCGGCACTTGTAGAAAATTTCAAACGCCTTGTAGTCCTTGGCGGAGATACGAACGACTTTAACAAATACTACGAGGGCTGGAAAATTTTATTTAGCACGATAGCCGGAAATATCGAGGATGAAAATACCACAAAACTCCTTCAAGCAGCGGCAAATGAAGCTGGATTTACGACTGATTTTGCCTACGTGGACGAGGTGGAATTTAGTGATGAGAACGGGATCTTTAAAGGCGAAGAAAACTACGAATACTGGTTTAAACTTATCCCATGGGAAGATATCGCCATAAACGAAGGCGAACTTGCATTAATACTAACAAATATCCTAAATAACCAAAAGGCCATCATCCTAAATCCAGCCTACACACTGCTTTTCCAAAGCAAAGGGATACTTAAAATTTTATGGGATTTATATCCTAATCATCCGCTCTTACTCGAGGCTTCAAACGAACCGCTAACTGGCAAAAAATGCGTTAAAAAGCCTGTTTTTGGACGAGAAGGAGCTAATGTAAGTATCATAGAAGCAAACGGCGAAGTAAGCTTTGAAAACAAGGGTGAATACGACACAAGTCGCGTCGTTTACCAAGAATTTTACGAATTTAACAAAGATGAACGCGGGGATAATTATCAAGCGGGGGTATTTTTCGCGTATGAGGGTTGCGCCCTTGGATATCGAAAAGGCAAAGAAATCCTTGATAATTACTCTAAATTCGTAGGACATTTTATAAAGGAGTAG
- the ccoG gene encoding cytochrome c oxidase accessory protein CcoG, which translates to MGCEKNYTSRRHFGFAIITAIAFVLPFIKINDSHFFLLSFDKSKLHLLFTQFDMQELYLMPFLFIILFLFIFFLTTLGGRVWCGWSCPQTIFRSVYRDLIQTKILKIYKNIKDKQKQQDVSVFKRALSVIIWACLSVLIASNFLWYFVPPQDFFAYLSDWTNHKVLVGFLACITLWLVFDVCFLKENFCVYVCPYARIQSTMFDNDTIQVLYNEERGGKIYDKGTKLWKKPQIEGAQCTGCEACVKICPTHIDIRKGMQLECINCLECSDACSKVMAKFNFPSLIEWTSENAQKTHQKVKYFRFRTIAYVAILSVASVVLVLMSGKKEHMLLNINRTSELYNITKDKNVENSYTFLFQNTDSKKHTYYFDTNDTNIKIVRPSEPIEVKPNHKQRVIVILGSKNLNLNDQKDMPITIKINAYAVDEKEKISVDRETVFVYPKKQNLN; encoded by the coding sequence ATGGGATGTGAAAAAAACTATACTTCAAGAAGGCATTTTGGTTTTGCCATTATCACCGCAATCGCTTTTGTGCTACCTTTTATTAAAATAAACGATAGTCATTTTTTCTTGCTTAGTTTTGATAAAAGCAAGCTTCATTTGCTATTTACGCAATTTGATATGCAAGAGCTTTATCTGATGCCGTTTTTGTTTATTATTTTATTTCTTTTTATATTTTTTCTAACAACTCTTGGAGGCCGTGTTTGGTGTGGTTGGAGCTGTCCTCAAACTATCTTTAGATCTGTTTATAGAGACCTGATACAAACTAAAATTTTAAAAATTTATAAAAATATAAAAGATAAACAAAAGCAGCAAGATGTAAGTGTCTTTAAAAGAGCTTTGAGTGTGATAATCTGGGCATGTTTATCTGTGCTTATCGCCTCAAATTTTTTGTGGTATTTTGTTCCGCCACAAGACTTTTTTGCTTATTTAAGTGACTGGACAAATCATAAGGTATTAGTAGGTTTTTTAGCCTGTATCACGCTTTGGCTTGTATTTGACGTTTGCTTTTTAAAAGAGAATTTTTGCGTATATGTTTGCCCGTATGCTAGGATACAATCAACAATGTTTGATAACGACACCATCCAAGTTCTTTATAACGAAGAGCGTGGAGGTAAAATTTATGATAAGGGCACAAAACTATGGAAGAAACCGCAGATAGAAGGTGCACAATGCACAGGCTGCGAGGCTTGTGTGAAAATTTGCCCCACACATATTGATATCAGAAAAGGTATGCAGCTTGAGTGTATCAACTGTCTTGAATGCTCCGATGCTTGCTCTAAAGTGATGGCTAAATTTAACTTTCCTTCGCTTATAGAGTGGACAAGTGAAAATGCGCAAAAAACACATCAAAAGGTCAAATATTTTCGTTTTAGAACGATCGCTTATGTGGCGATACTCTCCGTTGCTTCGGTAGTTTTGGTGTTAATGAGTGGCAAAAAAGAGCATATGCTCTTAAATATAAATAGAACAAGCGAGCTTTATAACATCACAAAAGATAAAAATGTAGAAAATTCATATACATTTTTATTTCAAAACACCGATAGCAAAAAACATACGTATTATTTTGACACAAATGACACAAATATCAAGATCGTGCGCCCAAGTGAGCCTATCGAGGTCAAGCCAAACCACAAACAGCGTGTTATCGTGATTTTAGGATCTAAAAATTTAAATTTAAATGACCAAAAAGATATGCCTATAACTATTAAGATAAATGCTTATGCGGTAGATGAAAAAGAGAAGATAAGCGTCGATAGGGAAACCGTTTTTGTCTATCCTAAAAAACAAAATTTAAACTAA
- a CDS encoding multidrug ABC transporter permease/ATP-binding protein, translating to MIKSLIKNNILSIVKIVFLTLIFSALGIGVLSFINERLLGAQSFDAIVAVQFISLLLLFFLSSVYANITLTTFGHGLVFEIRKRLVKQILDTSNTQIDTIGKAKLIASLNSDIRTISFAFMSAPGLIQGSVFIMASGIYMFYISPKLFTFIFIWLGFALGISAFLMRKIHYHFSIARKNDDELQQSYNDAVEGHAELTLNRSRAKICFNELNEISDKKRKSMVKADVFHAISDNFTNVMLLGAVGMCVLLCVGFGWASLQTAVTVSLTILFLRGSLIAMVGSIPTALSAKVSMDKISNLNLTQYTSDKFDFDDELGKEWKKIEFKNVGFSYPDKNFSLKDVNLSIKRGETVFVIGKNGSGKSTFSNILCGLLAPTHGEILLDEVGINDQNLRSYQSNVSAILSNFYLFSQTLSNTDEFADKKEMDELLRMLCIDKKVKVIDDKLSTTALSQGQRKRLGLFIALLEKRSLLVLDEWAADQDPIFKRVFYREILPFLKQKGVSIVAISHDDAYFDVADRILLVKEGKISELTGDEREKASKDAVERLERD from the coding sequence ATGATAAAATCCTTAATTAAAAACAATATCCTATCTATCGTGAAAATCGTATTTCTAACGCTTATTTTTAGCGCTCTTGGCATTGGAGTTTTGTCTTTTATCAACGAACGACTACTTGGAGCGCAAAGCTTTGACGCGATAGTAGCGGTACAGTTTATATCGCTTTTATTGCTATTTTTTCTCTCTTCAGTTTATGCAAATATCACACTTACGACCTTTGGCCACGGTCTTGTTTTTGAGATAAGAAAGCGCCTTGTTAAACAGATATTAGACACTTCAAACACGCAAATAGACACCATCGGCAAAGCAAAACTCATAGCAAGTCTAAACAGTGATATAAGGACGATCTCGTTTGCATTTATGAGCGCTCCGGGACTTATCCAAGGGTCTGTTTTCATCATGGCTTCCGGAATTTATATGTTTTACATATCGCCAAAATTATTTACATTTATATTTATCTGGCTTGGTTTTGCTCTTGGCATTAGCGCATTTTTAATGAGAAAAATCCACTATCATTTTTCTATAGCAAGAAAAAATGACGACGAGCTTCAACAAAGCTACAATGACGCCGTTGAAGGACACGCCGAACTTACTCTTAATCGAAGCAGAGCCAAAATTTGCTTTAACGAACTAAATGAAATTTCAGACAAAAAACGAAAAAGCATGGTAAAGGCTGATGTGTTTCATGCAATTTCTGACAATTTTACAAACGTCATGCTTCTTGGCGCGGTTGGCATGTGTGTGCTTTTATGCGTAGGATTTGGCTGGGCGAGTTTGCAAACAGCAGTTACCGTTAGCCTTACGATACTGTTTTTACGTGGCTCACTGATCGCCATGGTAGGCTCTATCCCAACGGCTCTTAGCGCAAAAGTTAGCATGGATAAAATTTCAAATTTAAATTTAACTCAATACACTTCGGACAAATTTGACTTTGATGACGAGCTTGGTAAGGAGTGGAAAAAGATAGAATTTAAAAATGTCGGCTTTAGTTATCCTGATAAAAATTTCAGCCTTAAAGATGTAAATTTAAGCATAAAACGTGGTGAAACGGTATTTGTCATCGGCAAAAACGGCAGCGGAAAGAGTACCTTTTCAAACATACTTTGCGGTCTTTTAGCTCCGACGCATGGAGAAATTTTACTTGATGAAGTCGGCATAAACGATCAAAATTTACGCTCATATCAGTCAAACGTAAGTGCGATACTTTCAAATTTCTACCTCTTCTCCCAAACACTTTCAAACACGGACGAATTTGCAGATAAAAAGGAGATGGACGAGCTTTTACGCATGCTTTGCATAGATAAAAAGGTTAAAGTTATAGATGACAAGCTAAGCACTACGGCACTATCTCAAGGGCAAAGAAAACGTCTTGGGCTTTTTATAGCACTGCTTGAAAAAAGATCTTTACTCGTGCTTGATGAGTGGGCGGCCGATCAAGATCCGATATTTAAGCGGGTGTTTTACCGTGAAATTTTGCCGTTTTTAAAGCAAAAAGGCGTAAGTATAGTTGCCATTAGCCATGATGATGCGTATTTTGATGTGGCGGATAGAATTTTACTCGTAAAAGAGGGTAAAATTAGCGAATTAACAGGCGATGAACGCGAAAAGGCAAGTAAAGACGCAGTCGAAAGACTTGAGCGGGATTAA
- a CDS encoding AI-2E family transporter: protein MKASLIYIASFVIIASGLKAAGTVVFPFLLAVFIAIVISPAIKKLQELKLPRILAFILVMGVIFFALGSITNTVVKTLNGLLGYMPELQAKFKILTDEYIKLAVKYGFEINGVLPSGFDPNNIFTSVGGFLKSGTQIASKAFFIFLLVTFMLFETQIFYQKVEYFASKNPQTNLIVDTFISNLKRYLAIKSIASGATGIIIWLGLEFLGVPYASLWGIVACVLNFIPTIGSIIAAFPAILVSLLLNDISTCLWVATLYICVNVAIGNFIEPKFLGKGLGISTLVVLLSLLFWGFLFGVGGMFLAVPLTMSLKIALDANPSTKFIAVLLSDKVE from the coding sequence TTGAAAGCTTCACTGATCTACATCGCAAGTTTTGTCATCATAGCATCGGGTTTAAAAGCTGCAGGAACGGTTGTTTTTCCATTTTTACTGGCGGTTTTTATAGCCATTGTTATTTCTCCTGCTATAAAAAAACTACAAGAGTTAAAACTGCCGCGAATTTTAGCTTTTATCCTAGTTATGGGTGTGATATTCTTTGCTTTAGGGTCTATAACAAACACTGTCGTAAAAACTTTAAACGGACTACTAGGATACATGCCGGAACTTCAGGCTAAATTTAAAATTTTAACTGATGAATACATTAAACTAGCCGTTAAATACGGCTTTGAGATAAATGGCGTCCTACCTAGCGGGTTTGATCCAAATAATATCTTCACAAGTGTCGGAGGCTTTTTAAAAAGCGGCACCCAAATCGCATCAAAAGCGTTTTTTATCTTTTTGCTTGTTACTTTCATGCTATTTGAAACGCAAATTTTTTATCAAAAAGTTGAGTATTTTGCTAGTAAAAATCCGCAAACAAATTTGATCGTAGATACTTTTATATCAAATTTAAAACGCTATCTTGCCATAAAGTCGATCGCCTCCGGGGCAACCGGTATAATTATCTGGTTGGGACTTGAATTTCTTGGTGTTCCTTATGCTTCGCTTTGGGGTATAGTGGCGTGTGTGTTAAATTTTATCCCGACGATAGGCTCGATAATAGCGGCATTTCCTGCGATACTGGTATCGCTTTTACTAAATGATATAAGCACCTGTTTGTGGGTTGCTACTCTTTATATTTGCGTAAATGTTGCGATAGGAAATTTTATAGAGCCTAAATTTCTAGGCAAGGGGCTTGGCATAAGCACTCTTGTGGTCTTGCTTAGCTTGCTTTTTTGGGGATTTTTGTTTGGAGTAGGCGGGATGTTTTTAGCTGTTCCTTTAACAATGAGCCTAAAAATCGCGCTTGATGCAAACCCAAGCACGAAATTTATAGCTGTTTTATTAAGCGATAAAGTTGAGTAG
- a CDS encoding D-2-hydroxyacid dehydrogenase has protein sequence MKIVCLDALTLGSDINLDVFKKFGEFVRYETTAQDDAIQRLKDADIAITNKVLITKEVMDATNLKLICVSATGTNNVDMRYAKEKNIPVKNVAGYSTNSVTQQTFASLLALLNEVEFYDGYVKSGEWVKSEIFTNLDRAICELSGKNFGIIGLGEIGKNVAKVAQAFGAKIFYYSTSGANNNTEFERLELKELLKICDIVSIHAPLNEKTKSLIGKKELELMKPRAIICNFGRGGIVDEEALAKAIDDKNLKACIDVLESEPMSANHPLLNIKNSSNLIITPHIAWASLEAREKLINLIVKNIEEFIKDENGK, from the coding sequence GTGAAAATCGTGTGTTTAGACGCTTTAACGCTTGGAAGTGATATAAATTTAGATGTATTTAAAAAATTTGGCGAATTTGTGCGTTATGAAACAACCGCACAAGACGACGCCATACAAAGACTAAAGGATGCCGATATCGCTATCACCAACAAAGTCTTGATAACAAAAGAGGTCATGGACGCTACAAATTTAAAGCTAATCTGCGTTAGCGCAACCGGAACAAATAATGTAGATATGCGATACGCAAAAGAGAAAAATATCCCTGTTAAAAATGTCGCAGGATACTCTACAAATAGCGTTACACAACAGACTTTCGCTTCACTTTTGGCTCTTTTAAACGAAGTCGAGTTTTATGATGGTTATGTAAAAAGCGGCGAATGGGTAAAAAGTGAAATTTTTACAAATTTAGATAGAGCTATTTGCGAACTTTCTGGCAAAAATTTCGGCATAATCGGTCTTGGAGAGATAGGCAAAAACGTAGCAAAAGTAGCCCAAGCCTTTGGAGCTAAAATTTTTTACTACTCTACAAGCGGAGCAAACAACAACACGGAATTTGAGCGCTTAGAGCTTAAAGAGCTTCTAAAAATTTGCGATATCGTAAGCATTCATGCACCTTTAAATGAAAAAACCAAGTCGCTCATCGGCAAAAAAGAGCTTGAGCTAATGAAGCCGCGAGCGATTATATGCAACTTTGGCAGAGGCGGGATAGTTGATGAGGAAGCGCTTGCAAAAGCTATCGATGATAAAAATTTAAAAGCATGTATCGATGTGCTAGAAAGTGAACCTATGAGTGCAAACCATCCGCTTTTAAATATTAAAAATAGCTCGAATTTGATCATCACTCCACACATAGCATGGGCTAGTTTAGAAGCTAGAGAAAAGCTTATAAATTTAATAGTTAAAAACATTGAAGAATTCATAAAGGACGAAAATGGCAAGTGA
- a CDS encoding YajQ family cyclic di-GMP-binding protein, producing the protein MASEHSFDISCAVNMMEVKNALETSKKELAARYNFKGVTAQIELNEKEKFISLLSSSDNKIDALKDIVISKLIKRNIPPVALSESKRESAGGGNIKAILKLNDTLDSENSKKITKAIKDAKLKVTASIRGEEVRVVSKSIDDLQECIRLVKGLNLELPLSFKNLK; encoded by the coding sequence ATGGCAAGTGAACATAGTTTTGACATAAGTTGTGCAGTCAATATGATGGAGGTTAAAAACGCTCTTGAAACATCAAAAAAAGAGCTTGCGGCCAGATATAATTTCAAGGGTGTAACCGCCCAAATAGAGCTAAATGAAAAGGAGAAATTTATAAGCCTTTTAAGCTCAAGCGACAACAAGATAGACGCCTTAAAAGATATCGTTATCTCAAAGCTTATCAAACGCAACATCCCGCCTGTGGCGCTTAGCGAGAGCAAACGCGAAAGTGCCGGCGGAGGTAATATAAAGGCCATTTTAAAGCTAAACGATACTTTAGACAGCGAAAACTCCAAAAAGATCACAAAAGCCATCAAAGATGCAAAGCTAAAAGTAACAGCTAGTATCCGAGGTGAAGAGGTGCGAGTAGTAAGCAAGTCGATCGATGATCTACAAGAGTGTATACGTCTTGTAAAAGGACTAAATTTAGAACTTCCTCTGAGCTTTAAAAATTTAAAATAA
- the rpsU gene encoding 30S ribosomal protein S21 encodes MPGIKVHPNESFDEAYRKFKKQVDRNLVVTEVRARRFFEPMTEIRKKQKIAARKKMLKRLYMLRRYESRL; translated from the coding sequence TTGCCTGGTATTAAGGTACATCCGAACGAGTCTTTTGACGAAGCTTATAGAAAGTTCAAAAAGCAAGTTGACCGTAACCTAGTTGTAACTGAAGTTAGAGCTAGACGCTTCTTTGAGCCTATGACTGAAATTCGCAAAAAGCAAAAGATTGCAGCTCGCAAGAAAATGCTTAAGCGCCTTTACATGCTTAGACGCTACGAGTCAAGACTCTAA